One region of Mus musculus strain C57BL/6J chromosome 15, GRCm38.p6 C57BL/6J genomic DNA includes:
- the Wdyhv1 gene encoding protein N-terminal glutamine amidohydrolase isoform 1 (isoform 1 is encoded by transcript variant 1): protein MEGDGPAATAPQYQPVCPTRDACVYNSCYCEENIWKLCEYIKTHNQYLLEECYAVFISNEKKMVPIWKQQARPENGPVIWDYHVVLLHVSREGQSFIYDLDTILPFPCPFDIYIEDALKSDDDIHLQFRRKFRVVRADSYLKHFASDRSHMKDSSGNWREPPPEYPCIETGDSKMNLNDFISMDPAVGWGAVYTLPEFVHRFSSKTYQA, encoded by the exons ATGGAGGGGGACGGCCCCGCCGCCACGGCCCCGCAGTACCAGCCGGTCTGTCCTACGCGGGACGCATGTGTCTACAACAGCTGCTATTG TGAGGAAAACATTTGGAAGCTCTGTGAGTACATCAAGACACACAACCAGTATCTGTTGGAGGAGTGCTATGCAGTCTTCATATCAAATGAGAAGAAGATG GTACCTATTTGGAAACAGCAGGCAAGACCTGAGAATGGACCTGTGATCTGG GACTACCATGTGGTTCTGCTTCATGTGTCAAGGGAAGGACAAAGCTTCATTTATGATCTTGACACTATTTTGCCATTTCCCTGCCCTTTCGACATTTACATAGAAGATGCCCTTAAGTCTGATGATGACATTCATCTGCAGTTTAGGAG GAAATTTAGAGTGGTTCGTGCTGACTCCTACTTGAAGCACTTCGCTTCTGACCGGTCTCACATGAAAGACTCCAGTGGGAACTGGAGAGAGCCTCCCCCAGAGTACCCCTGCATTGAAACTGGAG ACTCCAAAATGAACCTGAACGACTTCATCAGCATGGACCCTGCAGTAGGATGGGGAGCTGTCTACACGCTGCCTGAGTTTGTGCATCGGTTCAGCAGCAAAACCTACCAAGCCTGA
- the Wdyhv1 gene encoding protein N-terminal glutamine amidohydrolase isoform 2 (isoform 2 is encoded by transcript variant 2) — protein MEGDGPAATAPQYQPVCPTRDACVYNSCYCEENIWKLCEYIKTHNQYLLEECYAVFISNEKKMVPIWKQQARPENGPVIWDYHVVLLHVSREGQSFIYDLDTILPFPCPFDIYIEDALKSDDDIHLQFRRKFRVVRADSYLKHFASDRSHMKDSSGNWREPPPEYPCIETGAQDGWIPEAGYVSWTSEVQLP, from the exons ATGGAGGGGGACGGCCCCGCCGCCACGGCCCCGCAGTACCAGCCGGTCTGTCCTACGCGGGACGCATGTGTCTACAACAGCTGCTATTG TGAGGAAAACATTTGGAAGCTCTGTGAGTACATCAAGACACACAACCAGTATCTGTTGGAGGAGTGCTATGCAGTCTTCATATCAAATGAGAAGAAGATG GTACCTATTTGGAAACAGCAGGCAAGACCTGAGAATGGACCTGTGATCTGG GACTACCATGTGGTTCTGCTTCATGTGTCAAGGGAAGGACAAAGCTTCATTTATGATCTTGACACTATTTTGCCATTTCCCTGCCCTTTCGACATTTACATAGAAGATGCCCTTAAGTCTGATGATGACATTCATCTGCAGTTTAGGAG GAAATTTAGAGTGGTTCGTGCTGACTCCTACTTGAAGCACTTCGCTTCTGACCGGTCTCACATGAAAGACTCCAGTGGGAACTGGAGAGAGCCTCCCCCAGAGTACCCCTGCATTGAAACTGGAG CACAGGACGGGTGGATCCCTGAAGCTGGCTACGTTAGTTGGACCAGTGAAGTCCAGCTTCCATGA
- the Wdyhv1 gene encoding protein N-terminal glutamine amidohydrolase isoform 3 (isoform 3 is encoded by transcript variant 3): MEGDGPAATAPQYQPVCPTRDACVYNSCYCEENIWKLCEYIKTHNQYLLEECYAVFISNEKKMVSWYLFGNSRQDLRMDL, encoded by the exons ATGGAGGGGGACGGCCCCGCCGCCACGGCCCCGCAGTACCAGCCGGTCTGTCCTACGCGGGACGCATGTGTCTACAACAGCTGCTATTG TGAGGAAAACATTTGGAAGCTCTGTGAGTACATCAAGACACACAACCAGTATCTGTTGGAGGAGTGCTATGCAGTCTTCATATCAAATGAGAAGAAGATGGTAAGTTG GTACCTATTTGGAAACAGCAGGCAAGACCTGAGAATGGACCTGTGA